One genomic window of Coffea eugenioides isolate CCC68of chromosome 1, Ceug_1.0, whole genome shotgun sequence includes the following:
- the LOC113778516 gene encoding uncharacterized protein LOC113778516 isoform X1 yields MTVLNSKKILQEKNASDPNSVTNLTLTQKALSDVSCLGDFKSLERLDLGFNNLTSVEALGKCVNLKWLSVVQNKLQSLKGIEGLTKLTVLNAGKNKLKTMDDVRSLVSMRALILNDNEISSISKLDQMKELNTLVLSRNPVSKIGDSLVKTKSLTKLSLSNCRLQTIGSSLTSCTELKELRLAHNEIKTLPVELSHNSKLQNLDVGNNLITNWSDLKVLSSLANLRNLNLQGNPISEKETLAKKIKKLLPNLQIFNARPTDKTMKKEVDGSNSYITDSNVLAGQKEDRTDNSRGQKNSKKYLLGIEEGDDQPLGNAEDRATEKESDNKKHKRNKLLKEKLVSTKERVTSENERKKNSKLELNKDVSADGSKLPPVNPKAGKELKRKKLEREEDHGEDSIIPTKGDGKLKKKLKQHTGNIIDDGEAPFVELFTTDVAENAISRGQKMEQKSVPGIDSAGAIVKFPKQSKKKKNLGDRAANFDLSPVAEVGLGGPSTWDD; encoded by the exons ATGACTGTATTGAACTCCAAGAAAATACTACAAGAAAAGAATGCTAGTGATCCCAACTCTGTAACAAATCTCACTCTCACCCAGAAAGCTCTTTCTGAT GTTTCATGCTTGggtgatttcaaaagtttggaaAGACTTGATCTTGGCTTCAATAATCTCACTTCAGTTGAG GCTTTGGGAAAATGTGTAAACTTGAAGTGGTTATCAGTGGTACAGAATAAGCTCCAGAGCTTGAAAGGTATCGAGGGGCTTACTAAACTCACT GTCTTAAATGCTGGCAAGAACAAGCTCAAAACTATGGATGATGTCAGGTCTCTTGTGAGCATGCGCGCATTGATCTTAAATG ACAAtgaaatttcttcaatttccaAGCTTGATCAAATGAAGGAGCTGAACACTCTTG TTCTGTCTAGGAATCCAGTAAGTAAGATTGGTGACTCTCTGGTCAAAACAAAGTCATTAACGAAG CTCTCTCTGTCTAACTGTCGGTTGCAAACCATTGGCTCCTCACTTACCTCTTGCACTGAGTTAAAAGAGCTTCGCCTTGCTCATAATGAGATCAAG ACTCTTCCAGTTGAATTGAGCCACAATTCTAAACTACAGAATCTAGATGTGGGAAACAACTTAATTACGAACTGGTCAGATCTGAAG GTGCTCTCTTCTTTGGCTAACCTCAGAAATCTGAACCTACAGGGGAACCCTATTTCTGAAAAGGAAACATTGGCTAAGAAG ATCAAGAAACTACTACCAAACTTGCAGATATTTAATGCTAGACCAACAGATAAAACCATGAAAAAGGAAGTTGATGGAAGTAACAGTTACATTACTGACAGCAATGTACTAGCAGGCCAAAAGGAGGATCGGACAGATAATTCAAGGGGACAAAAGAACTCAAAGAAATATCTTTTAGGGATTGAAGAAGGTGATGATCAGCCTCTTGGTAATGCTGAAGATAGGGCAACAGAGAAGGAATCCGACAATAAGAAGCATAAGAGAAATAAACTATTGAAGGAGAAATTGGTAAGCACAAAGGAGAGAGTGACTtcagaaaatgaaagaaagaaaaattcaaagttAGAATTGAACAAAGATGTTAGTGCTGATGGCTCAAAACTCCCTCCAGTCAATCCCAAAGCAGGGAAGGAATTGAAGCGCAAAAAACTGGAAAGGGAAGAAGACCATGGGGAAGATAGTATCATCCCGACAAAAGGTGATggaaaattgaaaaagaagttGAAACAACATACAGGGAACATCATTGATGATGGAGAAGCCCCATTTGTGGAATTGTTTACTACTGATGTTGCTGAAAATGCTATAAGCAGGGGTCAGAAGATGGAACAGAAGAGTGTTCCGGGCATTGATTCAGCTGGTGCCATAGTTAAATTTCCAAAACAGagtaagaaaaagaagaatctTGGGGACCGGGCTGCCAACTTTGATTTGTCACCAGTGGCTGAAGTTGGATTAGGTGGACCATCAACTTGGGATGACTAG
- the LOC113778516 gene encoding leucine-rich repeat-containing protein 9 isoform X2, producing the protein MTVLNSKKILQEKNASDPNSVTNLTLTQKALSDVSCLGDFKSLERLDLGFNNLTSVEALGKCVNLKWLSVVQNKLQSLKGIEGLTKLTVLNAGKNKLKTMDDVRSLVSMRALILNDNEISSISKLDQMKELNTLVSKIGDSLVKTKSLTKLSLSNCRLQTIGSSLTSCTELKELRLAHNEIKTLPVELSHNSKLQNLDVGNNLITNWSDLKVLSSLANLRNLNLQGNPISEKETLAKKIKKLLPNLQIFNARPTDKTMKKEVDGSNSYITDSNVLAGQKEDRTDNSRGQKNSKKYLLGIEEGDDQPLGNAEDRATEKESDNKKHKRNKLLKEKLVSTKERVTSENERKKNSKLELNKDVSADGSKLPPVNPKAGKELKRKKLEREEDHGEDSIIPTKGDGKLKKKLKQHTGNIIDDGEAPFVELFTTDVAENAISRGQKMEQKSVPGIDSAGAIVKFPKQSKKKKNLGDRAANFDLSPVAEVGLGGPSTWDD; encoded by the exons ATGACTGTATTGAACTCCAAGAAAATACTACAAGAAAAGAATGCTAGTGATCCCAACTCTGTAACAAATCTCACTCTCACCCAGAAAGCTCTTTCTGAT GTTTCATGCTTGggtgatttcaaaagtttggaaAGACTTGATCTTGGCTTCAATAATCTCACTTCAGTTGAG GCTTTGGGAAAATGTGTAAACTTGAAGTGGTTATCAGTGGTACAGAATAAGCTCCAGAGCTTGAAAGGTATCGAGGGGCTTACTAAACTCACT GTCTTAAATGCTGGCAAGAACAAGCTCAAAACTATGGATGATGTCAGGTCTCTTGTGAGCATGCGCGCATTGATCTTAAATG ACAAtgaaatttcttcaatttccaAGCTTGATCAAATGAAGGAGCTGAACACTCTTG TAAGTAAGATTGGTGACTCTCTGGTCAAAACAAAGTCATTAACGAAG CTCTCTCTGTCTAACTGTCGGTTGCAAACCATTGGCTCCTCACTTACCTCTTGCACTGAGTTAAAAGAGCTTCGCCTTGCTCATAATGAGATCAAG ACTCTTCCAGTTGAATTGAGCCACAATTCTAAACTACAGAATCTAGATGTGGGAAACAACTTAATTACGAACTGGTCAGATCTGAAG GTGCTCTCTTCTTTGGCTAACCTCAGAAATCTGAACCTACAGGGGAACCCTATTTCTGAAAAGGAAACATTGGCTAAGAAG ATCAAGAAACTACTACCAAACTTGCAGATATTTAATGCTAGACCAACAGATAAAACCATGAAAAAGGAAGTTGATGGAAGTAACAGTTACATTACTGACAGCAATGTACTAGCAGGCCAAAAGGAGGATCGGACAGATAATTCAAGGGGACAAAAGAACTCAAAGAAATATCTTTTAGGGATTGAAGAAGGTGATGATCAGCCTCTTGGTAATGCTGAAGATAGGGCAACAGAGAAGGAATCCGACAATAAGAAGCATAAGAGAAATAAACTATTGAAGGAGAAATTGGTAAGCACAAAGGAGAGAGTGACTtcagaaaatgaaagaaagaaaaattcaaagttAGAATTGAACAAAGATGTTAGTGCTGATGGCTCAAAACTCCCTCCAGTCAATCCCAAAGCAGGGAAGGAATTGAAGCGCAAAAAACTGGAAAGGGAAGAAGACCATGGGGAAGATAGTATCATCCCGACAAAAGGTGATggaaaattgaaaaagaagttGAAACAACATACAGGGAACATCATTGATGATGGAGAAGCCCCATTTGTGGAATTGTTTACTACTGATGTTGCTGAAAATGCTATAAGCAGGGGTCAGAAGATGGAACAGAAGAGTGTTCCGGGCATTGATTCAGCTGGTGCCATAGTTAAATTTCCAAAACAGagtaagaaaaagaagaatctTGGGGACCGGGCTGCCAACTTTGATTTGTCACCAGTGGCTGAAGTTGGATTAGGTGGACCATCAACTTGGGATGACTAG
- the LOC113765516 gene encoding uncharacterized protein LOC113765516, whose translation MNPAISLPLRLSYSNLYSPKRRRPTFLVPAILSVLRTSQHVSEFAGDEVLEAFIKEREFSGDFIAKVSDRIWLKEAIDSLNTNAQKTIAADFSDNTPQLPEQEVLDENEGGGFLKLKRTNEWVLGDTLIAPVNKKMSIKELQNDSEKRRKLNLLRYEALKRELLLLTAGIGTACGGYCLVVLSVEAALSYGTGVLFSCLYLQLLCQHVDNLSKEKVPDIFMQKKSKKIGIRSEDLQDLFERSIKGTGLALSSPRLVIPAAIYGLWELSQHFAHDLLDFQLVPAMLGIFAYKAAALVQVYRDNEDLQFIFPENEERSGN comes from the exons ATGAACCCTGCCATTTCTCTTCCTCTGAGATTAAGCTACTCCAATCTTTATTCTCCAAAACGACGACGCCCCACCTTCTTAGTCCCAGCAATTCTGTCTGTTCTCAGGACTTCCCAGCATG TGAGTGAATTTGCAGGAGATGAAGTATTAGAAGCCTTCATAAAAGAAAGAGAATTCAGTGgagactttatagcaaaagtttCTGACAGAATTTGGCTCAAAGAAGCTATTGATTCCCTTAATACTAATGCTCAAAAGACAATTGCAGCTGATTTTTCTGATAACACTCCTCAATTACCAGAACAG GAAGTACTTGACGAAAACGAGGGTGGTGGAtttttaaaactaaaaagaaCTAATGAATGGGTATTGGGAGACACCCTCATTGCACCAGTCAATAAGAAGATGAGTATTAAG GAGCTACAAAATGATAGTGAGAAGAGGAGAAAGCTCAATTTACTCAGATATGAAGCT CTGAAAAGGGAACTGCTTCTGCTGACGGCGGGGATTGGAACTGCATGCGGAGGATATTGCCTAGTAGTGTTGTCTGTTGAG GCTGCTTTGAGCTATGGTACTGGGGTGCTTTTCAG TTGCTTGTACCTTCAACTCCTGTGCCAACATGTGGACAACCTCTCGAAGGAAAAAGTTCCAGACATCTTTAtgcaaaagaaatcaaagaa GATTGGAATAAGGTCTGAGGATCTGCAAGATCTATTTGAAAGATCTATAAAGGGTACTGGCCTTGCTCTTTCATCTCCAAGGCTTGTAATTCCTGCTGCAATATATGGCTTGTGGGAATTGTCGCAGCATTTTGCCCATGATTTGCTTGATTTCCAG CTTGTACCAGCAATGCTTGGAATATTTGCATATAAAGCCGCTGCTCTGGTGCAAGTCTACAGGGACAATGAAGACCTCCAATTTATATTTCCTGAGAATGAAGAAAGATCAGGCAACTGA